In the genome of Borrelia coriaceae, one region contains:
- a CDS encoding Mlp family lipoprotein produces MQIFIKLLVLCSTLFLYCCNSDKINDMSDKTIPIPHKLPIITYKGPSNLQTKTRKPPETKTDTLTAENTITNKPPETRTDTLTAENTITNKPPETRVATLIDDEKQKFDVLINAFNKMIELKLLPDDELQKSQNFLNWIRSTDVQKQKELANAFTLAYDFLKDKTSLTIK; encoded by the coding sequence ATGCAAATATTTATCAAATTATTAGTACTTTGTAGTACATTATTCTTGTATTGTTGCAATTCGGATAAAATTAATGACATGTCTGATAAGACTATACCAATACCACATAAATTACCTATAATTACCTATAAAGGTCCAAGTAATCTACAGACGAAAACCCGTAAACCACCCGAAACAAAAACTGATACCTTAACTGCTGAGAATACTATCACTAATAAACCACCCGAAACAAGAACTGATACTTTAACTGCTGAGAATACTATCACTAATAAACCACCCGAAACAAGAGTTGCTACTTTAATTGATGATGAAAAGCAAAAATTTGACGTTCTTATAAATGCATTTAATAAAATGATAGAGTTAAAGCTATTACCAGATGATGAATTACAAAAAAGTCAAAACTTTTTAAATTGGATACGATCAACAGACGTACAAAAACAAAAAGAATTAGCTAATGCTTTTACTCTAGCCTATGATTTCTTAAAAGACAAAACATCCCTAACAATCAAATAA